A genomic region of Dunckerocampus dactyliophorus isolate RoL2022-P2 chromosome 8, RoL_Ddac_1.1, whole genome shotgun sequence contains the following coding sequences:
- the LOC129186049 gene encoding SUZ domain-containing protein 1-like: protein MEDEEVAESWEEAADSGEIERRLEAKLKINQEAKKSSSSSPVRTAIVIQDESLPAAPPPQIRILKRPSNNGTAGNAASSSRPSQQMKSLAQREAEYAEARRRILGSASSEDTPQDNPCQDRSVRMTTQQASEAARPNNHVIRQPAGPDGTTGFRLCR from the exons atggaggatgaggaggttGCAGAGAGCTGGGAAGAAGCGGCGGACAGCGGG GAAATAGAGAGAAGACTTGAGGCAAAGCTGAAAATAAATCAGGAGgcaaa GAAGTCCAGTTCAAGTTCGCCAGTGAGAACTGCCATTGTAATCCAGGACGAATCTCTTCCTGCAGCACCGCCGCCGCAAATTCGAATTTTAAAGCGTCCGTCAAACAACGGCACTGCGGGGAATGCCGCGTCGTCATCTCGACCTTCCCAGCAGATGAAGTCTTTGGCGCAACGTGAGGCAGAGTACGCTGAGGCCCGGCGGAGGATTCTGGGTAGCGCTTCATCAGAGGATACCCCTCAGGACAACCCATGCCAAGACAG GTCAGTTCGTATGACTACACAGCAAGCGTCGGAAGCAGCTCGTCCCAACAATCATGTGATCCGCCAGCCCGCCGGGCCTGACGGCACCACCGGCTTTCGACTTTGCAGATAA